DNA from Deltaproteobacteria bacterium:
GTGTCGGGGTGTGACGAAATCTCCGGAAATAGCTGTTTGTGAAGGTGCCGCCGATGTCTACGCCGATGATGTATTCCATGTGCACGCTCCCGCCGGTCTCACTGCACACTGCCACGGCGCGGCGCGGGAAATCAATCCACCGGCGAGAGCACCACCGGCATGGGTGCGCTCCCCCGCCCGGTTGCCGATGATGGCGGCGCCCGCAACCACGTCCTTCTCAAAGGTGGGACAAGATTACGTTCGCATCAAGGTCGACAACCGCACCGGTTCTGCATCGGAGCCCCGCTGCAGCACCACAATGTGATCCGGCTCCGACATGAACCATACGAACGACCGCCATGCCAACTCACTCACCGAGCTCTTGAACGCCGCTTCGTCACGGTCTGCATAGGCCGTCACGAACGCCACTTGGTCTTCATTGAATCCGGCTTCCGTCGCGACCGCCATTAGCGCCGTCTGCCGCGACTCATTCACCGGACCGGCCGTCGCGACGACCTCAACGAACGCCAGCAGCGGCTCCGCTGGCCCGAGGTCGACCAGGATCAGGTCGGGAAGATTCCGGTCCGGTTGGATCGTCAGACCGATTTCCTGAGCCAGACGGTCATCCCGTGCCACCACGTGATTCTTGCTTTCGCTCAACCAGATGACACCGGGTTGTTCGAGAAACCGCGGCGCGAAGTCCTCAACCACCGCTTTCGAGATCACGGAACTTGGACCGGGTTCGAGGTGCCTGGTCTCCCCGTTGGGAAACGTTACAAGCACCCTCCCCTCTTGGGCCACAGTGCCACGACGGAGG
Protein-coding regions in this window:
- a CDS encoding BsuBI/PstI family type II restriction endonuclease is translated as MPYPPLLPVADIQERLLAIFPDGTTNRNYVTREIAAKTVFVMLYIGAVESAGSWLRPDQVTRMTDAQALLAEEDSRAAWSEESMRPAGGATTGQWYAANTREPIRDETLREGLVRLGAVTERQGLPTTSPRPRYALADDFARLFDPDLTGVALQTAIENWQAANLSSGALARVAILRRGTVAQEGRVLVTFPNGETRHLEPGPSSVISKAVVEDFAPRFLEQPGVIWLSESKNHVVARDDRLAQEIGLTIQPDRNLPDLILVDLGPAEPLLAFVEVVATAGPVNESRQTALMAVATEAGFNEDQVAFVTAYADRDEAAFKSSVSELAWRSFVWFMSEPDHIVVLQRGSDAEPVRLSTLMRT